A stretch of DNA from Gimesia chilikensis:
TCCTGGTCGACGACTTCACAATCACCGGACGCACCCTGATCAGCATGGCCGAACTGCTGAAAAACAAAGGTGCCAAAGACATCTATGCCGCAGTCACGCATGGGGTTTTATCCAGAGGGGCGGCCGAACGAATTGGCCAGAGTCCTTTGAAAAAGATGTTTATGACTAATACCATTGAGTCACAGATCGATCCCCTGCCGGATAACATTGAAATCATTTCAGTTGCCCATTCCTTTGCTGCCGCGATCCGGTCCATTCATGACCGAACCAGTGTCAGCACTCTTTTTCCGGAAAAGCGACTGAAAAAGTAATTCCGAATTGTAATAGCTCTCTGTCAGAGAAAATCAGGACGCATGGCAAAAACAGGCAAGAAGCTGACCCCGATGATGGAGCGGTATCTGGAAGTCAAACACCAGAATCCGGGAACACTGTTATTGTTTCGGATGGGAGACTTCTATGAGCTGTTTTACGAAGACGCGGAAATCGCAGCCCGCATTCTGGGAATCACACTCACCAGTCGAGATAAAAATTCCAGCAACCCGATCCCCATGGCCGGGTTCCCTCATCACTCGCTGGACAGCTATCTCTACAAGCTGATTCATGCCGGCTACCGGGCCGCCATCTGCGATCAGGTAGAAGATCCCAAAAAAGCGAAAGGGATGGTCAAACGCGAAGTCACCCGGGTGATTACACCGGGAACTCTAACGGATGACGCCCTGCTCGACCCGCATGAAAACAACTTTCTGGCCAGTATCTATTTCGGAAAAAGTGATATCGGCCTGGCCTGGCTGGAACTTTCGACCGGGCGTTTCCTCACGTCCAATACGACGGCAGAACATCTGGTCGATGAACTGGCGCGGATCCATCCTGCTGAGTGTATCTTTGCCGAGGGGAACACAGCACTTCAGAACGCCATCGGTCATCTGGATACGATGTTGACAGAACGCCCTTCCTGGACGTTTGCAGAAGATGAATGCGAAAAGCTCCTGCTCTCACATTTCGGTACCAAAACCCTCGAAGGCTTCAACCTGGAACAGGGAACGCCCGCCATTACTGCTGCCGGTGCCCTGCTGGAATACGTTCAGGAAACTCAGCGAAGTGCCATTCCGCATATCAACCAGATCGAACCTTACGAACGGGGCGATCGTCTGCTGATTGACGAAGCGACCCGCCGCAGCCTGGAACTGACCCGGACGATCCGCGAAGGGAAACGGGAAGGCAGTCTGATTTCCGTCCTGGACGAAACCGTGACCTCCATGGGGGCCCGCCTGCTCAACGACTGGATCGCCAACCCGCTTACCAGCCTGGATGAAATCCAGAAACGCCACGATTCTGTCGAAGAGATCTCACAAAATCCGGTGCTCTGCAACGATGTACGGGAACAACTTTCAAAAACATATGATCTGCAGCGTCTGACGGCACGAATCGCCACGGGACGTGCCAGTGCCCGGGACCTCAGCTTCCTGGCACAAACCCTGGCATTATTACCGAAACTCAAGGCGAAGCTTTCCGGACGCAAAGCAGAACTCCTGCAGTCCCTCGAAGCGGGAATCGATCTCTGTGCAGAAGTCCGCAATGAGATTGAAACCATGATCGTCGAAGATCCACCTCTGACACTCAATGAAGGTGGCGTCATCCGATCAGGCTTCAGCGATGAGTTGGACGAACTGCGTTCGCTCTCTAAAGGGGGCAAGGAATGGATCGCCAGTTATCGGAATGAAGAATCGGAGCGGGTCGGCATTCCCCATCTCAAAGTCGGCTATAACAAAGTCTTCGGCTATTACCTGGAAGTCTCAGCGGCCCACGCGGACAAAGTCCCCGAACACTACATCCGCAAACAGACACTGAAAAATCAGGAACGCTATATCACTCCTGAACTCAAGGAGTACGAAGAAAAAGTACTCAAAGCAGAAGAACGGGCGATTGAACTCGAACAGACCATGTTCGACACGCTTAGGGAAAAGGTTGCGAAAGAAGCCACTCGTACCCAGCGAACAGCGGAAGTACTGGCCCAGATCGACGTCCTGTTCGGTCTCGCGCACCTGGCAACACACGCCGGTTACACGCGTCCCGAAATGACCACTGACCCGGTACTCGATATTCGCGAGAGTCGGCACCCCGTGCTGGATCGCCTGCAGCCCTCGGGTGAATTTGTTCCCAACGACGTCCTGCTGGGCGAACCTTACGGACGAGTCCAGATTATCACCGGACCGAACATGGCGGGTAAGAGTACTTATATCCGTCAGGCAGCCCTGTTGACACTCATGGCACAAATCGGCTCGTTCATCCCCGCCAGTGAAGCACGCATCGGAATTGCCGATCGTATTTTTGCCCGCGTCGGTGCCAGTGATGAGTTGAGCAAGGGCCAGAGTACCTTCATGGTCGAAATGACAGAAGCCGCGCGCATTCTTAATTCCGCAAGCGACCGAAGTCTGGTCATCCTGGATGAGATCGGGCGGGGGACGAGTACCTACGACGGGATTTCCCTGGCCTGGTCCATGACCGAATTTTTACACGACCAACTTAAAGCGAGAACCCTGTTCGCCACCCACTATCACGAACTGACCGAGCTGACACAGACACTGAAGCAGGCCAGTAACTGGAATGTGGCCGTTCATGAACAGGATGGTGAGATTGTCTTCCTGCACAAAATTGTCGAAGGGTCAGCCAACAAGAGCTACGGGATCCACGTCGCCCGACTGGCAGGAATCCCCGATCAGGTCATTCAACGGGCCAACCAGATCCTGGCAACGCTGGAAAAAGACCACTTCGATGACAGTGGCCAGACTACAATCCCCCCCCGCAAACAGAAGAAATCGGTGCATCAGCAGCTCTCTCTGTTTGGAAATGCCCCCCATCCGGTACTGGATGAAATCAGGGATCTGAATGTAGATGAAATGACCCCTTTGGCGGCTCTGGAAGAGCTCTACCGCATCCGCGAGCAACTGAACTGATTATCAGTTTTTTCAGATTATCTCGGTTATAACAGTTGAACACAAAAATCCACGTGTACACAATAATATACACGTGGCCCCCATGGGGGCGGTTTACAATTTCCAGTTGTTTAACGAGGGGGAAAGCCATGTTGAAACAGCATGCTTTGAAAATGATTGCCATTTTGTCCACAGTGATCGCATTCACCGTCTGTACGGCCGATTCTATTCCGGCTCAGCAAAAAGAGGGCGAGTCTGCTAAGCCCACCGCTAAAAAAACGGAAGGCACAAAGGCTCCTGCCAAACGGAAAGTCCGCTTACCCAATCACTATGGAAAGCTGAATCTCACGGATGACCAGCGCGAGAAGATTTATAAAATACAGAAGGACTATAAAGCCCAGATCGACAGCCTGAAGAAACAGCTCGCTGAAATCGATGCGAAAAAAGACGCCGAGTGTGCGGAAGTACTCTCAGCCTCACAGAAAACGATTCTGGGAGAAATCCTGGCTCAGATCGAAAAAAAGAAAGCCGCTAAAAAGAATAACTGAGATCTGTCTCTGTTCCCTGAAAAAGGCGTGGTCTACTCGGAGATCACGCCTTTCTTTTTTCCAATCGGCACAGCTATACTCTCTTTAAGGAATAGAAATCTATGATTTTCCTTTGAACTCGCAGCAGGTTCCAATCCGCAGAAATCAATACGATTCATGAATTCGAAACAGCAACCTTCCTCCCGGCCCAACTCGGGAGCGGATACAACGTCTACATCCCCCTCCCGCTGGATCCCGCTGATCCATCTGTTGTTCCTGATCGGATTGCTCTCCTTACTGGCCCCCTATGAATGGAACCGGGTTGAATCCGAGAATCTGCAACTCCCCTGGCTGTCCCGCTTCTTTCTGTACGTGAATGTCGACACAACGCCGTATTTCATACTGCTCCTCTTCAGCCCACTCTGCTGGTGGCTGCCACTCCCCCTCCACTGGGGATTCTTCTCCCGGGCTCTGCGCCCCCGGCTCTCCCTGGCATGGGTCGAGAAAAAGCGAAGTGACAAACAATGGGACTGGTTCGCCATTTCGATCAGCCTGCTCCTGGCGTTGACGTCACTTTTTATCAGCGGCTGGACTGCAGATCATATTGTGGATACCGAACGAGAACTCACTCTCGGCGACCTTCCCCCTGCCTATCACGATGAATATAGCTACCTTTTTCAGACCGAAACCTTACTGGCGGGACGGACTTCATTTCCCAGTCATCCGGAGGCACCGGAACTGTTCGATCAGGTCCACGTCCTCAACGAAGGGAACATGGCCAGCCGCTATTTCCCAGGAACGGGGCTCTGGCTCGCTCCGTTCCTTGCCTGGGGACATCCTTACTGGGGGTACTGGCTCGCGGGTGCGGTTACCACGTTCTTTTTCTTCTGGGCAGCACGAGAGCTCGGAGGGAATGGCGTCGGCTTACTGGGCGGCCTGATCATTGCGTTCTCACCAGGTATGGCGATCTTCAGTAACCTGTTACTGGCCCATCATCCGACACTGGTCGGACTGTCCCTCTTTCTCTGGGCCTACCTGCGCATGCAGCGAACCAGTTCGTTTGGGGACGCCTTACTGGCAGGGCTCGGACTCAGTTTCGCGATGCTGTGTCGCCCCATGACGGCGGCCGGCTTTGCCCTGCCGTTTGGAATCAGGCAGGCGGTTCAACTGGTCCGCTGGTGTCTGCTAAAAATAAAGAAAACAGAAACTGAAAGCTCAACCCGGCAAATCTGGTTGCCTGTGGCGGGACTGGCGCTGCCTCTGGCGTGCGGGTTAATCTGTCTGTTTCTGTATAATCAGTCTATCACCGGTAGCGGCTGGAAGATGCCCTATCAGCTCTATACCGACATCTACACTCCTCGGCACGTGTATGGTTTCAATAATGTCATCCGGGGAGAGCAGAAACTGGGGCCCAAAGTCCTGGATAATTACGACAAGTGGGCCGAAAACCTGACGCCGGCTCTGGCTGTTCAG
This window harbors:
- the mutS gene encoding DNA mismatch repair protein MutS; the protein is MAKTGKKLTPMMERYLEVKHQNPGTLLLFRMGDFYELFYEDAEIAARILGITLTSRDKNSSNPIPMAGFPHHSLDSYLYKLIHAGYRAAICDQVEDPKKAKGMVKREVTRVITPGTLTDDALLDPHENNFLASIYFGKSDIGLAWLELSTGRFLTSNTTAEHLVDELARIHPAECIFAEGNTALQNAIGHLDTMLTERPSWTFAEDECEKLLLSHFGTKTLEGFNLEQGTPAITAAGALLEYVQETQRSAIPHINQIEPYERGDRLLIDEATRRSLELTRTIREGKREGSLISVLDETVTSMGARLLNDWIANPLTSLDEIQKRHDSVEEISQNPVLCNDVREQLSKTYDLQRLTARIATGRASARDLSFLAQTLALLPKLKAKLSGRKAELLQSLEAGIDLCAEVRNEIETMIVEDPPLTLNEGGVIRSGFSDELDELRSLSKGGKEWIASYRNEESERVGIPHLKVGYNKVFGYYLEVSAAHADKVPEHYIRKQTLKNQERYITPELKEYEEKVLKAEERAIELEQTMFDTLREKVAKEATRTQRTAEVLAQIDVLFGLAHLATHAGYTRPEMTTDPVLDIRESRHPVLDRLQPSGEFVPNDVLLGEPYGRVQIITGPNMAGKSTYIRQAALLTLMAQIGSFIPASEARIGIADRIFARVGASDELSKGQSTFMVEMTEAARILNSASDRSLVILDEIGRGTSTYDGISLAWSMTEFLHDQLKARTLFATHYHELTELTQTLKQASNWNVAVHEQDGEIVFLHKIVEGSANKSYGIHVARLAGIPDQVIQRANQILATLEKDHFDDSGQTTIPPRKQKKSVHQQLSLFGNAPHPVLDEIRDLNVDEMTPLAALEELYRIREQLN
- a CDS encoding glycosyltransferase family 39 protein, producing the protein MNSKQQPSSRPNSGADTTSTSPSRWIPLIHLLFLIGLLSLLAPYEWNRVESENLQLPWLSRFFLYVNVDTTPYFILLLFSPLCWWLPLPLHWGFFSRALRPRLSLAWVEKKRSDKQWDWFAISISLLLALTSLFISGWTADHIVDTERELTLGDLPPAYHDEYSYLFQTETLLAGRTSFPSHPEAPELFDQVHVLNEGNMASRYFPGTGLWLAPFLAWGHPYWGYWLAGAVTTFFFFWAARELGGNGVGLLGGLIIAFSPGMAIFSNLLLAHHPTLVGLSLFLWAYLRMQRTSSFGDALLAGLGLSFAMLCRPMTAAGFALPFGIRQAVQLVRWCLLKIKKTETESSTRQIWLPVAGLALPLACGLICLFLYNQSITGSGWKMPYQLYTDIYTPRHVYGFNNVIRGEQKLGPKVLDNYDKWAENLTPALAVQNIQNRFLASLQWTLGIIPLSLAALVFLLTEWKQWSRWWLVFASIISLHVVHIPYWYDGIMHWHYVFETGPLWALIFARATQTLFRIWQQIDRPLMSVLWLAMMLAAFLTNLTVLPPLWGVSKLEIIVSNVAFSRLKHFQFQQMLNHHPQIKRPALMLIAHDPHDRHIDYVINSPDLKQQEILTGRYLPAQYPPARVQQIFPQRTLYLYDAKQNRLSRWNGTIWEPI